Within the Indicator indicator isolate 239-I01 chromosome 1, UM_Iind_1.1, whole genome shotgun sequence genome, the region CAGAGTCTGGAGGAAAATTCAAGCAGGGAAAGGATGGGTTCAAGCAGGGAAAGGATGTGAGGAGGAGTTCTCTCTGAGTTATGTTCCTGCCCTGAATTCTTCTATCTCTAACTAcgtgaatatatatataaatcttttttttctgctatctGGTATAACAAACATGCAGGGGAAAATAGAAACTCATACAGGGCAGATAACATTAAGTTCTTGTGTTTTTAGTGGAAAGACCCacaatattttaaagtaattcCTGAACTCTTACAAGGCAATGAATTTGTGCCTTCCTAGTGATAGGCAATATTCCTACCAGAATTTTATGAAGACTGGGGATAATGGGAGGAAAACTAAAAGGTATAAAAGAGAAAGTGTGGTAAAAGACTATGCATATAAGATCCTCTCCAGCTCTCGGCATTTCCCAAGGCAACGTTCCTACATATTTCCTGAACAAGGTCTTATTCAAAACGGCTTATGTAAACATGTGCTTCTGCAGTTTAAGATGTGGCTCACACCTATGGTGTGAAGAAGCTGATGTGTGGTGGGAAGAGCAAACTGAAGTTGCTGTGTGTGAATGCAGAATCACTCAGAGACCAAAAAAAGCTTCTTGcccccccctcccaaaaaaGCAAGTTGATGAACTAGTGTTGCTTTAAGGCAGGTGGAATAGTTCATGCTCTTGTTTTTATCGTTAGTGCTAAGAGGGAAAGACAGCTTTGTTTTCACATGGTTATTGATTATTAACCAGCTTTGTGAAAGGTTACCTTTCTGCTAGATACagccatggtgggggtggggagagggtgTTAAAAATCAATCCCTGGGAAAGCTCTGTTGCCCTGTCAACTTCTCCTGCTCCCACTGCCTTCCCGTGTCATAGATACTATTTCCCTGTGTTCATTTGAGcgcagctgggaaagaaaaagagattatTTTGAGTGTGTTCTACTAATTTTCAATACTTCTGCCTAAATGTGGATTGCAGAAAAGCAGTCAAGCACTGAGAAGTTACTAAATGTTGTGCAGATGTAGAAAATCAAACCAGATTACTATAGGGAAGTATGACGGAACTAGACCCGCTACTCTTGTATGCTCTAGCAAGACAGGGAGATGGGAGGAATGATAAAACCATCATCGGCCATAAAAGGGAAGGGGACTAATTGAGCAGAGGTTCACCAATTATTTGCATTGAAAGGCAAACaaaatgctgctgcctttcctagggaaaaaaaacagccacAATACTCTGTCCAGATGGTTTTACATTTCACTGATCTCAGCAGCTCACAATGATGTCTGTCAGACACTACTGAGGAAGAAGTGAACAACACTTTCAAAATGCAGTAACTCACATTAAGCCCCTAAATTAACCATTTAAAGGTAAGATCACCAAACATTACATTGAATTTCAAGAGGCACATTGCACATGTTggcacacattttaaaataacacagATAACACATTAGGTCTGTGTCTTGGATCTCCAAACCCCTGGGCACTCAGGTGCATCCATACCATTTTGTAAAGTTTTAGGCTTCATATCATACAGGGTAAGAGTCAACTGTGCAGAtgatctctcctctcccaggcaaacaCCCAGCTAAATGAATATGATCAGGATTCTCTTGACAAACCCTTAAGACATACTTTAATATGGTAATTCAATTATTGCAGTGTAGCTATTGTGTCATCTTACTGTAGGACAGCAACAGTTGAGCACCTGAAGTCCTTGTTACTGGTGGTCTACCATCTGAATTCCTGTGCTTGTTTTGAGGGTTGTAATTGCAACCTTTCTGTTCTACTTAACATTGCTGCTATCACCATCATCCTTTAGTTACTGATACAAATGCATGGAttcatttttgtttaatttcttgCAACAATAAACTTGGTCTAAGGATTTACCTTCTAGGTAGATCCTCAAAACAACTATATTTGAGAGCATCAAGATCCAGAAATGTCACCTAAAAGGAGTAAAGTTCTACTAGacaaagaaacctgatctacttggggTTGTTCTCAGCGTGAACTGTGACTGTGTTAATGGTTGTGAGACCATGCTCAGGAATCTAACACAACACAGAGTTGAAAGTGTGAGTTTTCTTGCTCTATGGATGAAGATGGGTGATCTAAATATGGCAGTCATAAATATTCCCAAGATCTTTGGAGAAATCTACGGTCCATGAAAACTTCCTACTGAAGGTAAAGTACAGTTCTGGATGAACTGTAGCATACATATAGCCAGGCTTTAAGATGAGTGAAAATCTACCTAACCCATTGTTAATTTGTTCTGGTGTAACACATTCCttacttttctctgttttcaatTATTAAAACTCTAGTTTACATTTATCAGTGAGAATAAACACATTTGTATCAGccatcttttcttttcatgattACTCACAGAGTGAGAATGGCCAAATTTCTTGTCACTTCAAGACTGTCAAAATCAGACTTGTGGAATCAGGACAAGGGAAATTCTCAGCTGGGAGATAACAATGTGTGTGCAGGAGTCCCTAGGTTCACTGTTTAAAGTATTCAAGTACCACTGGCCTCATAGGGTTCAAATACAAACTAAAGAGGCAATGGTACACCTTTTTATTCCTTATGTCATGCCTCTCAAGGCTCTCCTAGATGGAAAATTAGGACTAATTAAATGCAGCAAGTTGCAAAGTCATCAAAGGGTGGCAGTGCCTCTGTTAATTTGGGGAACACTTTACCACAAGATGGTGGGAGGCAAAAGGTTTGCATAAGGTTTCAGAGATGTGAAGTACAGAAGAATCAGCTGAGGGCTATAACATCTACATGGCTCTGGAAGCCCCTGGAGTAGAAAATTCTGTAAGAAGATTTGGGTGTTGTATGTCCTGTGCATACCCTGCCATGACTGCCCAAGGTGATTCATATGAACATCTTCTAGGAAGAGGGTCACCACTGGACCTTTGTCCTTGAGTCAGCACAGTGGTATCTGCAGAACCCACTTCTGGGGCTAGTGGAGCCACTCCCATCACTCCCATCTGCCCTCTCTGTCACCCATTTTCCACAACAAGTGGGCACTGTGGTGGGACCCACTCATACCTCAGAGGCTTCACCTGAGAACCCACATCTGTGGGGGAGCTCTTCAGCTAGATCTCAGTGGTTGCACAACAGGAGGGAGAGGCAAGTCCTTGCGTTCGGGCTACAGTCTGGCTCAGCTCCCCACCCCGTGGCCCCGGGGCTGCTGGACATCTCCCACCCCTGTGCCCGGCCAGTATCCCCAGGGCCGGGATGTCCAACGGGgtctttttcccacattgcaGCTCGTCACCTTGTTTTCAGCAGGGCAACGCGCGCCCTTATCGCCTGCTCACGCAGGAAGAATGAAAGAGAACTAGGCCTAAATTATACGAAATTCATTTGCTTTAAATGGGgaaatgtttgctttatttAGAAATGTTCGTTATAGAGAGCAGATCGCATTAAGACACCGGGTAACGGTACTCTCTGGAGATGAATCAATTTGCTCTGGGTTTTATGGCCTCGCGTTTGTTTGACCGTGCCTGTTCCCCGTGGAAAACCGGGGGGTGTAAATGCTCCGGGGAGCAGATCTCTGGGaaagagctggaggtgctgggctgaGTTTGGGGCACAAGAAGATCAGGGGACACCCATGCCTGCAAGGGACTTCAGAGGAGTCATCACTGGCGATACTGAGCCGTGGGGGCACCACCGCTGAGGGAGCTGACCCAGCTCAGCGCATCCCATTCTGGGTGCACGCAGAAGGCGAGCCCCAGGCAGGGCACGTACCCCACCTGGCGTGCCAGGGGGTGGAGAGGGAGGACGCTGGGCAgcggggaagaggggagggggggggcacCCGAGCTGCAGTGATGTCTATCGGTAATTCCCGCtaataaaatactttttcactATCCGCACTATAATTGGTTTACAaccttttttgtttatttatccATAAGAGCTGCTGTTAAATGGCTTGGGAAAGCAATCGCTTAATGGCTCAATATTGAATCAAAGGCTCAGTGTGCTTTCTAAGAGACGGGAGACCCGCGTGGGTTCAGAGCGGAAACGCATTGTAAGTGTAATGGACTGGGCGGATTTATGATCTCACGGAACCGGGTGCAGGGGCGAGGTACCGGGAGCCTCTTGCCCCGCCTGCTCCGGGGATGCATTATCACGGGCTAGCCGAGCCGGGCTGGGCTTAGCCACTGCAAGCCGAGGCGAGCCAGGCCGCCTGTACCCAAGCCCGCCACGCTGCTTCCCTGCCGCCCAGGACGGAGCTGCCAGTGCGCGCCCCGACGGCGGCGCACGGAGCCCCGGTGCCGGCGGAAGGCACCGGGGAAAGAGACGGTGACAGCGGGCGGGCCGGGCAAGTACGAAGTGTGCCTGCCTCCGAGCTGGCGAGAGCGGCGGCCGGGACGAGCGCAGGGAGGCAGGGAAACGATCTTTGTTCCTTTCGGTAGCTCTCCGCCTCCTCATAGCCTCGTCACCAAGTCAACCGGCACCAGCTCGGAACAGATTATCTCCGAGTGTCAACACATTGCAGCTCAAGCCGCAGAGAAGGCTCCCAAATTTACCCCTTCGGCAAACAATCCGCTGCCTATCGGTCGCTCGCCCCGGTGATAGCATTGTGATCCCCACCGGCCGCATCCCTCCAGGCGGAGGAGAGTGGGCAGAAACCCGGTTCTTGTCTCCTGCCAGCACCCCGGCACACAGGTCTCCCCGAGGGAGCGATCCCTCGGGGCACCGTACCCGTCCCCGGACACTCGCATCTCTTGTCGAGATGCTCTCTCACCTAAAAGTCCCCGGGTGCTAAACCCCTTCAAGGAGTCGTGCCTCCTCGAGAGGATTTTCCTCTCCAGGCCGTAccgggagaaggggagggggggactGGGAGAATGAGCAGTCCCTGTACAGTCAGCGCAAGGAGGAAAAAGGTGGATTTAGGGTCCTTCCCTCCTAGAGCACGTCAGGGCAACCCCTAGACCACCTCCACGGCCCCGCAAACGATGCGTCGCGGGGCTCCTCACCccaaagcagggagcagcagggtcGAGAGAGTCCCAGGGCTTGCCGGACTGAGGGGAAGGGGGTTGCGGGGCCAGCGCCACGCCGGGTGGCCTCTCATGGGTCGTGCCCCGCCCCGGAGGGCTGCGGGAGGGCTCACGTGGGGGGAGCGGCGCCTATGGGGAGGCAGCGGGAGCCGGGCAGGGCGGCGGGACCCAGCGGGGCGGCGAGCTGTCAAAGAGGCATCCCGGGCGCTGGAGCAGCCCTATGTGCCCCTAAGCTGAGAGACCCCCGCCCCGGCCAGATCGCCATGAACACCGAGGATCAGTATTACGCCTCGGCGCAGCTCTACAAGGAGTCGTGTGCGTTTCAGAGAACCCAGGCGCAGGATTACAACCCCAGCCCCCCCGCCTGCCTGTacatgggcaggcagcagcagacaccTTACCCTAGCGCCTTAGGGGCTCTCGAGCAAGGCAGTCCGCCAGACATTTCTCCTTACGAGGTACCCCCCATCACAGAGGATGCCGGGGTCTCCCACcttcatcaccatcaccaccaccaccctcatcTTCCTCCACCCCACCAGGACGCGCTGCCTTTCGCAGACGGGGCGGACACGGGGGCGATAGAGGAGCCCCGAGTGCAGGTGCCTTTCGCCTGGATGAAGTCCACCAAATCACAAGCCTGGAAGGGACAGTGGACCGGTAAGCTCTGCCGCCTCCCCCTGCCACGCTGCTTCTCTAGAGACCCTCTGGGCTTGTAGGAACCTTCCCTTCCACCTGTTCTGCATCCGCCTCTCGGATGTAGCATGGAGAGGTCCTGACCCTTCCTTTACGCCAGCCCGTCAAGATCCACTGGTGTGGGGCTGCTGCCTTTGTGATGAACTTCGGGAAGGAAGCCGTCCCTCCGGTACCGGCTGGCGGGCTGGCCGCTCCCCGCGCTGCCCAAGCCCTAAGCAATTATTAACGAATTATTTTTCACCAATTAACTAATTGTCGCCAAGTAGGGACGAGGTGCGAACGGCTACTGGGCGCTGCTGTCTCGCTAAGCGGGGGGCTCAGCGGTGCGGCAGCTCCAAGGGCGCCGTGGGCTCCGCTCCGGGGCCGAGGCTTCTCAGAGCGAGGCTGGAGGGCGCAGATACCCGCGAGCTGGAACGGGTCGGGAAGCGGCAGGAAGGGGTGTGAAGGCAGGGCACGGCTCGGCTGCCCCGCGTCCCTGCAGACCGAGAGGGGAGATGAGCTCTACCAACCAAAACCCTGAGGAAGCCGCCTTGACCCTCTACACTGCCTCTCGACTCTCCCCAGCGTCCCAGTGGCAAAGCTCATCTCTTCTCCCGGCCCCTCTATCCCACCCTTTCCTGCTTCCCTGTGTGTTTTAGCCTTAATTGCACCTTTCCAAGTAAAAACCAGGGCAGGGGAAACAATGCACAAACGAAATAGAGCTGCCAGCGAGGGGAAGAAACTATCTAGGCAGAAAGTTCCGCTGCTCAACAATATTTCTGTCTCTGCTTGTACAATGTTATCGTGTTCTGCGCCTTTGTCACGCCTATACAGCAAATATTATATTAATGGCTTTGTTCAAATAGACAGTTGAAAAAAGGACTGGAGTATTAAAATCACTGTGGAATAGTCTGGGAATGGGGCAgacagaaggggaaggaaagagaggtggCGGTCCCCAATACCCACGGAGGTACATCCGCCAGACCGAGGAGAGGATCGCAGCCCCACGCCTCAAAATCGGGGGCGACGATAGTGCCGGGGGAGTGAGGTGGTGGGAAAAATCGGATTGTTTTTCTTGCGTTGAATGAACTTcgggaatattaaaaaaaaaaaaaaaaaaagaagaagaagaagaaaaaaagaaaaaggaggggaaaaaagataaaaggaaggggggggggggggagaagataAAGCCGAATTCTCAAACTAAGCTTGTTTTCCCTCGTTTCCTGTACCCAAGGAATGCAAAATGAAACTTTTCCCTTAAGAGCCGAAAACTCTCCCCTGTTGCTTCCATCTCTCCCGGGAGGTCCAGGCTAAGACTGTGCACGGTGCATACAGTGTGTGCGAGCGCATACCCGCGGCTCCTGCCGCGGGTGCGCCCTGCACTCCCTGGCAGCTAAGGGGGCACAGCGCTCGTAGCCAAACCCTGGGACATTTTGTAAGGTATATATTGCAAACCATACAGCCTAAAGACGTacttctattttatttattttaatgcaaCCCCTTAAGATTTCGGCGTACATGGATTctgaggtctttttttttttttttttttaacccccaaGGGAAGGCGCCCAGAAAGGCCGCGGCAGAGCCCGGTGCCAGCCACCGTGCCCGGCGGTGAGCGCGTCCCGGAGAGCCTCAGGACCCGGTCGGTAGACCTGGGTGTACCACCTTCCCGGTAGCACGAACTTACTTCACTATAACAGATCCATATTTTTCCAGATCTGTACACACTCATAAGTGAATATATAGATACACATGGGGTTacatttccaaatattttaatgaatatACCTTTATTTTAACGTATATTTTGATATGGATATGCACACATAGGTTTGTGTTTATAAAAACTTTCGTGTATGTGCAATGTATTTTCAACATAGATATACAGATAAATTTAGCTAGATAGGTTTATATTTATCaacattaaatataaaaatcatGTCAATAGGAAGATGAGAGGCATGGAACCCTCGCAACTCTTCTGAAATGGGTGCTTCAACCCGGCTGTTTAAACCACTGTTCCTTACAAATGATGTTGACACCAGAAGCGCACCTAGCTGGCCTCCGGGAGCTGGCAATGGCGGCTGAGTCGGTGCCTAGTCCCGGCCGCACTCGCTGCTGCCGCCGGTACCACCCGCGCCCGATCCCCGCGCAGGACGGTTGCGGCTGAGCTGGTAATGGAGAGTCAGCTGCTGGCGTTGTTTCCAGGAACAAGAAAACCAAAGTTTCACCTACCTGGCGAAACGGAGGGGCTGCAGTCCCATTCCCGGCCTGGCAGCCGCCCCAACACCCTCCCCGCTGTCACCCGTGGAGGTCCCGGTGGCCCGGAAGGGGCCGAAATCTTCACGGCCCAGAGCTCCTGGGTGACGATATCCCGGGAGAAACCCCCAGATTCCTGTTTCGTGAGATCTCATTCCACATTTTTGCTGCCCGCGCCTTCAGGGCGAGCCACCTGCCCCCCAGCCTTGCCTAGCCGCAGCCCCACTCCCACCACCCCGAGAACTAGCTGCCATAGCTGGCCGTGCGTGGGCCCTCCGCTAGAGAGTGGTTGTCTTTTCCCTCCCGGTGGCTTACCGGAGAGGTAACTTAttctaataatatttttaaatgatatTTACTTTAGTTGCTTATGCGTGTGGCATACCCGAAAgccatttttgttgttgttgtatcagtgttttgtttggggtattttgctgcttaaaaaaaaaaaaaaaaagaaagttttgttttgtcttctattttttggtggggtgggtaggtgattttttttttccccccaaactgAGAAATTTACAGGCGTTGGTGGCACCTGAGGGGACAGCACTTCCCTGAGAACATCAACTAagttattatatatatatatatatatatattttaaaaattattataatATGAAATAGCAGCAGTCCTGACAGCTGCCATCCACACTGTCTAGTTGTACCCGTCCCGGTGTGCTCCCCGAGGTCTCCCCTtcatcctcctttccttccctggtGTGTCCTCCGCGCCACGCAGGAGTGCGGGGCCATGGTCCCCCTACCCGAGCGGGAGGACGAAGGGCTGGAGCTGACTATTCTTTCTCTCCAGGGGGTTCCTACGTGGTGGAGCCAGAGGAGAACAAGCGGACGAGGACGGCGTACACCAGGGCGCAGCTGTTGGAGCTAGAGAAGGAGTTTCTCTTCAACAAATACATCTCCAGGCCGCGGCGGGTGGAGTTGGCTGTCATGTTGAACTTGACCGAAAGACACATCAAGATCTGGTTCCAGAACCGGCGAAtgaaatggaagaaggaagaagacaaaaaacGAGGGGCAGGGAACAGCAATGATTCCGAGCAAGACTGTGTGGTGTCCTCCGGAGAGCTCCCGGGTAAGGAGGATCTTCAGTCGTGCTCCCCCGAGAACTTGCCCTCTGGGGCCTCCAGGGACCTGCTCCCTCCCAGTCTTGCCCCGAGAAGGCAACAGGACTCTCGGTGAGTCGCGGGGAACCCCGAACTCCGGGCCAAGGAAGAAGATGGGACCAGGAAGAGAGCTGAGAGACAGGCACCGGCTTCCCACCGCCTTACCGTATCGTGGCTGACCCTTGTCCGCCTTCCCCCGAGGAATTCAGTGCCTCCACTCGGAAACTCCCATGAtgcaaaaattaaatgaaaaatg harbors:
- the PDX1 gene encoding pancreas/duodenum homeobox protein 1 — protein: MNTEDQYYASAQLYKESCAFQRTQAQDYNPSPPACLYMGRQQQTPYPSALGALEQGSPPDISPYEVPPITEDAGVSHLHHHHHHHPHLPPPHQDALPFADGADTGAIEEPRVQVPFAWMKSTKSQAWKGQWTGGSYVVEPEENKRTRTAYTRAQLLELEKEFLFNKYISRPRRVELAVMLNLTERHIKIWFQNRRMKWKKEEDKKRGAGNSNDSEQDCVVSSGELPGKEDLQSCSPENLPSGASRDLLPPSLAPRRQQDSR